From Coffea arabica cultivar ET-39 chromosome 9c, Coffea Arabica ET-39 HiFi, whole genome shotgun sequence, one genomic window encodes:
- the LOC113708072 gene encoding uncharacterized protein, protein MKEREVQSYIEEWERKVAEREVAWKAELSRRKAEIARQEARLKLEREILEKEKSVLMGTASNQDNQDGALEITVSGEKYRCLRFAKAKK, encoded by the exons ATGAAGGAGAGGGAGGTGCAGAGTTATATTGAGGAATGGGAACGCAAGGTCGCCGAGCGTGAAGTCGCTTGGAAGGCTGAACTCTCTCGTCGTAAG GCGGAGATTGCCCGACAAGAAGCTAGATTAAAGCTGGAAAGAGAAATCCTTGAGAAAGAGAAAAGTGTGCTGATGGGAACTGCATCAAATCAAGATAATCAAGATGGAGCTCTTGAAATCACAGTTAGTGGAGAGAAATATCGCTGCCTTAGGTTTGCTAAAGCAAAGAAGTAG
- the LOC113708514 gene encoding CMP-sialic acid transporter 2-like, which yields MEYRRIKDLQDKAGEEVHSHNNDEDIESLRGSKSDSISTGAGQLSKWKRKSIVTLALTVLTSSQAILIVWSKRAGKYEYSVTTANFLVEALKCALSLAALARIWRNEGVTDDNRLSTTLDEVSVYPIPAALYLIKNLLQYYIFAYVDAPGYQILKNFNIISTGVLYRIILKKKLSETQWAAFVLLCAGCTTAQLNPSSDHVLQTPFQGWLMAIVMALLSGFAGVYTESIIKKRPSRNINVQNFWLYVFGMVFNAIAILVQDFDAVANKGFFHGYSLITVLMILNHALSGIAVSMVMKYADNIVKVYATSVAMLLTAIVSVFLFGFHLSLAFFLGSIVVSVSIYLHSVGKVQRQQ from the exons ATGGAGTACAGAAGAATCAAGGATCTGCAG GACAAAGCTGGAGAGGAAGTTCATTCTCACAACAATGATGAAGATATCGAGAGCTTGCGTGGTTCCAAATCCGATTCTATCTCTACTG GCGCCGGCCAACTATCAAAGTGGAAACGCAA GTCAATTGTAACACTTGCGTTGACTGTCCTTACGAGTTCACAAGCTATACTCATTGTCTGGTCCAAAAGAGCTGGAAAGTACGAGTACAGTGTTACCACTGCCAATTTTCTG GTAGAGGCCTTAAAGTGTGCATTATCACTTGCAGCCTTGGCAAGAATCTGGAGAAATGAAGGTGTTACTGATGATAACAG GTTGAGTACAACACTGGATGAAGTTAGTGTTTACCCTATTCCTGCTGCTCTTTACCTCATCAAGAATTTATTACAG TATTACATCTTTGCATATGTTGATGCTCCGGGATATCAGATATTGAAGAATTTTAACATTATCAGCACCGGTGTATTGTATCGAATTATTCTGAAGAAAAA GCTAAGTGAGACTCAGTGGGCTGCTTTTGTCTTATTGTGTGCTGGGTGCACAACTGCACAACTTAATCCTAG CTCTGACCATGTTCTTCAAACTCCCTTTCAAGGTTGGCTCATGGCCATT GTTATGGCTCTTCTTAGTGGTTTTGCTGGAGTGTACACAGAG TCTATCATTAAAAAACGACCTTCAAGGAACATCAATGTGCAGAACTTCTGGTTGTATGTCTTTGGAATGGTCTTCAATGCTATTGCAATACTGGTTCAAGATTTTGATGCAGTGGCTAACAA GGGATTCTTTCATGGATATTCATTAATTACAGTTCTCATGATTCTCAACCATGCACTCAG TGGAATTGCTGTGTCAATGGTCATGAAATATGCGGACAACATCGTGAAG GTTTATGCTACTTCAGTTGCAATGCTGCTAACAGCAATTGTGTCTGTATTTTTATTTGGATTTCATCTCTCCCTTGCATTCTTTCTTGGTTCCAT TGTTGTTTCTGTCTCAATATATTTGCATTCTGTTGGGAAGGTCCAGCGGCAGCAATGA
- the LOC113708515 gene encoding damage-control phosphatase At2g17340-like: MESAGELVAFPLLTMPIESNYRACTIPYRFPSDNPKKPTPTELSWIDLFLNSISSFRRRAESDDTVLDAPARAEKFAQRYAEILEDLKKDPESHGGPPDCVLLCQLREQVLRELGFRDIFKKVKDEENAKAISLFEDVVHLSDAIEDECKRMENLVRGIFAGNIFDLGSAQLAELFSKDGMSFLASCQNLVPRPWVIDDLDAFIAKWSKKPWKKAVIFVDNSGADIVLGILPFARELLRCGTQVVLAANDLPSINDVTYPELIDIVSKLKDNQGKLAGVDTSNLFIANSGNDLPVIDLTRISQELAYLASDAELVILEGMGRGIETNLYAQFKCDSLKIGMVKHPEVAQFLGGRLYDCVFKYNEVLG, encoded by the exons ATGGAGAGCGCCGGAGAATTAGTGGCATTTCCATTGCTGACGATGCCGATCGAGTCCAATTACAGGGCTTGCACCATACCTTACAGATTCCCCTCCGACAATCCCAAGAAGCCCACCCCGACTGAGCTCTCCTGGATCGACCTTTTCCtcaactccatttcttctttCCG GAGACGGGCAGAGAGCGATGATACAGTATTAGATGCTCCTGCAAGGGCTGAGAAGTTTGCTCAAAG GTATGCGGAGATACTGGAGGATTTGAAGAAAGATCCTGAAAGTCATGGGGGACCACCTGATTGCGTA CTTCTTTGTCAGCTTCGTGAGCAGGTCCTCCGAGAACTGGGGTTCAGAGATATCTTTAAGAAGGTTAAG GATGAAGAAAATGCCAAGGCAATATCCTTGTTTGAAGATGTTGTTCATCTTAGTGATGCCATCGAGGATGAATGCAAGCGAATGGAAAATTTGGTTAGAGGAATATTTGCAGGAAATATCTTTGATCTTGGCTCCGCACAG CTTGCAGAGTTGTTCTCAAAGGATGGTATGTCTTTTCTGGCTAGTTGTCAAAACCTGGTCCCCCGACCTTGGGTTATTGATGATTTGGATGCTTTCATTGCAAAGTGGAGCAAGAAACCTTGGAAAAAA GCTGTGATCTTTGTGGACAATTCTGGTGCAGATATAGTTTTAGGGATATTGCCATTTGCAAGGGAGTTACTGCGTTGTGGGACACAG GTTGTTTTGGCAGCTAATGACTTACCTTCTATAAACGATGTGACATACCCTGAGCTAATTGACATTGTATCAAAG TTGAAGGATAATCAAGGGAAGCTTGCAGGAGTAGATACCTCAAATCTTTTTATTGCTAATTCTGGTAATGATTTACCG GTAATTGATCTCACAAGAATATCACAAGAGCTTGCATATTTGGCGAGTGATGCCGAACTAGTTATTTTGGAAGGAATG gGCCGTGGAATTGAGACCAACCTTTATGCTCAGTTTAAATGTGACTCCCTCAAGATTGGAATG GTGAAGCACCCTGAAGTTGCTCAGTTCCTTGGGGGAAGGCTGTATGACTGTGTTTTCAAGTACAATGAAGTTTTAGGTTAA